The Meles meles chromosome 6, mMelMel3.1 paternal haplotype, whole genome shotgun sequence genome has a window encoding:
- the TIMM9 gene encoding mitochondrial import inner membrane translocase subunit Tim9, with protein sequence MAAQIPESDQIKQFKEFLGTYNKLTETCFLDCVKDFTTREVKPEETTCSEHCLQKYLKMTQRISMRFQEYHIQQNEALAAKAGLLGQPR encoded by the exons ATGGCTGCACAAATACCAGAATCTGATCAGATAAAACAG TTTAAGGAGTTTCTTGGAACCTACAATAAACTTACGGAAACCTGCTTTTTGGATTGCGTTAAAGACTTCACAACAAGAGAAGTGAAACCTGAAGAG ACCACCTGTTCCGAACACTGcttacagaaatatttaaaaatgacacaGAGAATATCCATGAGATTTCAGGAGTATCATATTCAGCAGAATGAAGCCCTAGCAGCCAAAGCAGGACTTCTTGGCCAACCACGATAG